A window of Pusillimonas sp. T7-7 contains these coding sequences:
- the mraZ gene encoding division/cell wall cluster transcriptional repressor MraZ codes for MFQGCSALTLDAKGRMSIPTRHRDALVSQVEGRLTLTRHPDGCLLVYPRSVWEKKREQIAAFPMSARPLQRLLLGNAQDVDMDGSGRILVSPELRAATGLTREVMLLGMGSHFELWDSAEWARREAEDLAKGMPEVLETFSF; via the coding sequence GTGTTTCAGGGTTGCAGCGCACTCACGCTAGATGCCAAGGGTCGGATGTCCATTCCGACCCGGCATCGCGACGCGCTCGTTTCGCAGGTTGAGGGGCGTCTTACCCTTACCCGCCACCCTGATGGCTGTCTGCTTGTTTATCCCCGCTCGGTGTGGGAAAAAAAGCGCGAGCAGATTGCTGCTTTCCCAATGTCGGCTCGTCCATTGCAGCGTCTTTTGCTGGGTAATGCGCAGGATGTCGACATGGACGGATCCGGCCGGATACTGGTCTCGCCCGAGCTGCGTGCGGCAACGGGCCTGACTCGCGAAGTCATGCTGTTGGGAATGGGTAGTCATTTCGAATTGTGGGATAGCGCCGAGTGGGCGCGCCGCGAAGCCGAAGATCTGGCCAAAGGCATGCCTGAGGTTTTGGAAACCTTTTCATTCTGA
- the murF gene encoding bifunctional UDP-N-acetylmuramoyl-L-alanyl-D-glutamate--2,6-diaminopimelate ligase MurE/UDP-N-acetylmuramoyl-tripeptide--D-alanyl-D-alanine ligase MurF yields MTLMNAQEVISWLSRHVSPKAQLCLDTRQLSAGDVFFACVGLTGDGRDYIAQAVEAGAAAIVMQADDRASATPAIDVPVLAVPDLPGQLGSIGHLWYDRPSEDMSVVAVTGTNGKTSCVQWLAAALNAEGTPCGTIGTLGVTLPNGNNLGGVLTTPDVLSMHRSLATMRAAGAQVVALEASSIGLDQGRLDQVRIVIAAFTNLTHDHLDYHGTLDNYQRAKFSLFAWPGLRGAVVNVDDPAGKQLVSTLPPASTLAYSISGHAEATIQAQDIHAGRYGLVFNVVTRDGAVQLLTRLVGEHNVANLLLVTGVLQQLGWDLSRIARVLSTLRSVEGRLQVVDALGAVGAAHGQAMVVVDYAHTPDALKRALLALRDVARVRGGKLICVFGCGGSRDRSKRPMMGRIAVELADEVVLTNDNPRLEEPLDIIAQIKSGMSTAARVELDRALAILSSIWAADAHDVVLLAGKGHETYQEFQGQRVPFDDREWARFALSWQQGMSISTDTRSIAKGQLFVALKGEAFDGHAYLATALEAGACAAVVEHKDTAVALPQFVLGDTRQALIRISTLWRRQHDLPVVAVTGSNGKTTTKEMIASIFRQSPGEEASLATRGNLNNDIGVPLTVLRLNRQHRAAVFELGMNHPGEISLLAGIAQPTVALVNNAQREHQEFMLTVEAVARENGTVIDMLPVDGIAVFPGDDAYSDLWAELAGTRTVLRFGFSPDFDVYADQIHAEPTHTVCCIHTPIGSATLALASPGVHNLRNALAAAACAFATGVPLESIVQGLEAFNPVSGRMQPHALAGGYQLIDDTYNANPDSVRAAIDVLAELDGKRVLVLGDMGEVGANGDAMHAEVGAYAHERGIDVLLAFGTACVHAVQAFGAGGQSFTSIEALNSRLLTEMPAHILVKGSRSTRMERVVRALEKEMINHEEGVRHAT; encoded by the coding sequence ATGACACTCATGAATGCACAAGAGGTCATTTCATGGTTGAGCCGGCATGTGTCGCCCAAAGCGCAACTGTGCCTGGATACCCGTCAGCTGTCTGCTGGCGATGTGTTTTTTGCTTGTGTCGGCCTGACTGGCGATGGCCGCGATTACATTGCACAGGCTGTTGAGGCCGGTGCGGCGGCGATTGTGATGCAGGCTGATGATCGGGCGAGCGCTACGCCGGCAATCGATGTGCCTGTGCTTGCGGTACCGGATCTGCCGGGGCAGCTGGGATCCATCGGGCATCTTTGGTATGACCGGCCTTCGGAAGACATGTCCGTGGTGGCCGTCACCGGCACAAATGGCAAGACCAGCTGCGTGCAATGGCTGGCAGCCGCCCTGAACGCCGAAGGGACGCCTTGCGGGACGATAGGCACGCTGGGCGTGACGCTACCCAATGGAAATAATCTTGGCGGTGTGCTGACTACCCCCGACGTGCTGAGCATGCATCGCAGCTTGGCCACCATGCGTGCAGCGGGAGCCCAGGTTGTGGCCCTGGAGGCGTCGTCGATAGGGCTGGACCAGGGCCGCCTTGATCAGGTGCGCATAGTGATTGCCGCGTTCACCAACCTGACTCACGACCATCTTGATTACCACGGCACGCTGGATAACTACCAACGCGCCAAGTTTTCCCTATTCGCCTGGCCAGGCCTGCGTGGCGCCGTAGTCAATGTTGACGACCCTGCCGGCAAGCAGTTGGTTTCGACATTGCCGCCGGCTTCAACGCTGGCTTATTCTATTTCAGGCCATGCAGAGGCAACGATCCAGGCGCAAGATATCCATGCCGGGCGCTATGGCCTGGTCTTCAACGTGGTGACGCGTGATGGTGCTGTGCAGTTGCTTACCCGGCTTGTTGGTGAGCACAATGTAGCGAATTTGCTGTTGGTAACAGGCGTGTTGCAGCAACTGGGTTGGGATTTGTCCCGTATCGCACGAGTCTTGTCAACACTGCGTTCTGTCGAGGGGCGCTTGCAAGTGGTGGACGCCTTGGGCGCCGTCGGTGCTGCGCATGGCCAGGCCATGGTGGTTGTTGACTATGCTCATACGCCCGATGCCCTGAAGCGCGCGTTGCTTGCCTTGCGCGATGTCGCCCGTGTTCGGGGCGGTAAATTGATATGTGTATTTGGCTGCGGCGGTAGCCGTGATCGCAGCAAGCGGCCCATGATGGGGCGCATTGCCGTTGAGCTGGCCGACGAGGTCGTGCTGACCAACGATAACCCGCGTCTTGAAGAGCCGCTGGACATCATCGCGCAGATCAAGTCGGGCATGTCAACCGCAGCGCGGGTCGAGCTGGATCGTGCTCTGGCGATTCTGTCTTCCATCTGGGCAGCTGATGCGCATGATGTTGTGTTGCTGGCCGGCAAGGGGCATGAAACCTATCAAGAGTTTCAGGGTCAGCGTGTGCCATTCGATGACCGTGAGTGGGCTCGTTTTGCCTTGTCGTGGCAACAAGGGATGAGTATCTCGACCGACACCCGCAGTATTGCCAAGGGGCAGTTGTTTGTCGCCCTGAAGGGCGAGGCCTTCGATGGGCATGCCTACCTGGCTACCGCGCTTGAGGCTGGCGCTTGTGCGGCTGTGGTCGAGCATAAGGATACCGCTGTGGCGTTGCCGCAGTTTGTGCTGGGCGATACGCGCCAGGCGTTGATACGCATCAGTACGCTCTGGCGCCGGCAGCATGATTTGCCGGTGGTTGCCGTAACGGGCAGCAATGGGAAAACCACGACCAAAGAGATGATTGCCTCAATTTTCAGGCAATCGCCGGGCGAGGAGGCCAGTCTGGCGACCCGCGGCAACTTGAATAATGATATTGGCGTACCACTGACGGTACTGCGTTTGAACCGCCAGCATCGCGCTGCCGTGTTTGAGCTGGGCATGAACCATCCTGGCGAAATATCTTTGTTGGCAGGTATTGCCCAGCCTACGGTTGCCCTGGTCAATAACGCCCAGCGAGAGCATCAGGAATTCATGCTGACTGTCGAGGCGGTGGCCCGAGAGAACGGAACGGTCATCGATATGTTGCCGGTTGACGGCATTGCCGTGTTCCCGGGCGATGATGCCTATTCTGATTTATGGGCCGAGCTGGCTGGAACGCGCACGGTACTGCGTTTCGGATTTTCGCCTGATTTTGATGTGTATGCCGACCAGATTCATGCCGAGCCTACCCATACAGTGTGCTGCATCCATACGCCAATTGGCAGCGCCACACTTGCCTTGGCGTCTCCTGGCGTGCATAACTTGCGCAATGCGCTTGCCGCAGCCGCGTGTGCCTTTGCCACCGGTGTGCCGCTGGAAAGCATCGTGCAAGGGCTTGAGGCTTTCAATCCCGTGTCGGGCCGTATGCAGCCGCACGCATTAGCGGGCGGTTATCAGCTCATAGACGATACCTACAACGCCAACCCCGATTCGGTCCGTGCGGCCATCGATGTGTTGGCCGAACTTGATGGCAAGCGTGTGTTGGTGCTGGGTGATATGGGTGAAGTGGGCGCAAACGGTGACGCCATGCATGCGGAAGTGGGTGCTTATGCCCATGAGCGCGGGATTGATGTCTTGCTGGCCTTTGGTACTGCCTGCGTACATGCAGTCCAGGCGTTTGGCGCCGGCGGACAGTCATTTACCTCCATCGAGGCGCTGAACAGCCGGTTGCTGACCGAAATGCCTGCACATATTCTGGTGAAGGGGTCGCGTAGTACGCGCATGGAGCGCGTTGTCCGCGCTCTTGAAAAAGAAATGATCAATCACGAAGAAGGGGTACGCCATGCTACTTGA
- a CDS encoding ATP-binding cassette domain-containing protein, protein MAATTLITLSNAQLAYGHHPLLDHTDFAIQPGERIGLIGRNGAGKSSLLKVLDGRTLLDDGDLMRLGGLKIATVEQEPDLDNSLSIFETLCPDTSESEDWARPSRVQALLEKLGLNPDDRIDGLSGGNRKRVALARALADEPDLLLLDEPTNHLDFIGIAWLENLLLNTSCSVVIITHDRRFLDVVATRIVELDRGKLFSFPGNFTQWQQRKTEWLEAEKQQNAKFDKVLAQEEAWIRQGVEARRTRNEGRVRRLEELRRERISRRERQGNVNLAVAEGQRSGKLVAELEHVTHRYGDKTIIHDLSTAILRKDRIGLIGPNGAGKTTLLKVILGKLQPSSGTVRLGVNLTVGYFDQMRAQLDENATLIDTINPGSEWVEIGDQRKHVMSYLEDFLFSPARAHSPVQSLSGGERARLVLARMFARPTNVLVLDEPTNDLDIETLELLEELLQNYPGTVLLVSHDREFLNNVVTQTLAAEGNGHWQEYVGGYDEWLAQRPAQPDTGEEKSRKKDAPAERPKPIRKSRITSWELTELEGIPNAIAELESEQSGLASRLADGSLYRDAPDEVDAINQQLHVLEEKLNELFARWEMLEEKKNDS, encoded by the coding sequence ATGGCCGCCACCACGCTCATTACCCTAAGCAACGCACAGCTTGCCTATGGGCACCACCCTTTGCTCGACCACACTGATTTTGCAATACAACCTGGCGAGCGCATAGGTCTGATTGGCCGCAACGGTGCAGGCAAGTCTTCCTTGCTGAAGGTACTCGACGGCCGCACACTGCTCGACGACGGCGACCTGATGCGCCTGGGCGGCCTCAAGATCGCCACCGTGGAGCAGGAACCCGATCTGGACAACAGCCTGAGTATTTTTGAAACACTGTGCCCGGACACCTCCGAAAGCGAAGACTGGGCTCGCCCTTCCCGGGTGCAGGCCCTGCTTGAAAAGCTGGGTCTGAATCCGGACGACCGCATTGACGGACTTTCGGGCGGAAACCGCAAGCGTGTGGCCCTGGCCAGAGCACTGGCCGATGAACCCGACCTGCTGCTGCTCGATGAACCCACCAACCACCTGGACTTCATTGGCATTGCCTGGCTCGAAAATCTGCTGCTCAATACCTCATGCAGCGTCGTCATCATCACCCATGATCGCCGCTTTCTGGATGTGGTGGCAACGCGCATTGTCGAACTTGACCGGGGCAAGCTCTTCAGCTTTCCGGGCAACTTCACTCAATGGCAGCAGCGCAAGACCGAATGGCTGGAAGCAGAGAAGCAGCAAAACGCCAAGTTCGATAAAGTGCTGGCGCAGGAAGAAGCCTGGATACGTCAGGGTGTAGAGGCGCGCCGCACTCGTAATGAAGGGCGCGTACGCCGCCTGGAAGAGCTGCGACGCGAACGCATATCCCGGCGTGAGCGGCAAGGCAATGTGAATCTGGCGGTCGCCGAAGGACAGCGCTCCGGCAAGCTGGTGGCCGAGCTGGAACATGTAACGCATCGCTATGGCGACAAGACCATCATTCACGATCTGTCCACCGCCATTCTGCGCAAAGACCGCATCGGGCTGATTGGCCCCAACGGCGCCGGCAAGACGACATTGCTCAAAGTCATTTTGGGAAAACTCCAGCCCAGCAGCGGCACGGTGCGCCTGGGCGTTAACCTGACCGTCGGTTATTTCGACCAGATGCGCGCCCAGCTGGATGAAAACGCAACGCTGATCGACACCATCAATCCTGGCAGCGAGTGGGTCGAAATCGGCGATCAGCGCAAGCATGTCATGAGCTATCTGGAAGACTTCCTGTTTTCGCCCGCGCGGGCGCACTCGCCAGTACAAAGTCTGTCTGGCGGCGAGCGGGCCCGGCTGGTGCTGGCACGGATGTTCGCACGGCCCACCAATGTGCTGGTACTTGACGAACCCACCAACGACCTGGACATAGAAACACTGGAACTGCTCGAAGAGCTGCTCCAGAACTACCCCGGCACCGTGCTGCTGGTCAGCCACGACCGGGAATTCCTCAACAATGTGGTCACTCAAACCTTGGCGGCCGAAGGCAATGGACACTGGCAGGAATACGTAGGCGGCTATGATGAATGGCTGGCCCAGCGCCCCGCACAGCCCGACACTGGCGAAGAAAAAAGCAGAAAAAAGGACGCTCCGGCAGAACGACCCAAGCCGATCCGGAAATCGCGCATCACATCATGGGAACTGACCGAACTGGAAGGCATACCCAATGCCATTGCCGAACTGGAATCCGAGCAATCGGGCCTGGCCAGCCGGCTGGCGGACGGCAGTCTTTATCGTGATGCGCCCGATGAGGTCGACGCCATCAACCAGCAGTTGCACGTCCTTGAAGAGAAGCTCAATGAACTCTTTGCGCGCTGGGAAATGCTGGAAGAAAAGAAAAACGACAGCTGA
- a CDS encoding penicillin-binding protein 2, with protein MKRVRFFDSPVLSVQMPLWRSRLVLILLTLGFVALGVKALYLQGLSTEFLQQQGERRYERNLVLPATRGKIFDRSGSVVLASSVPVRAIWAIPEDTRKATDQQIQQIGNLLDMSVKDIKGRLVDEDKNFVYVKRQVSVSIADQIKALKVPGFHQQVEMRRFYPEGDVTAHVIGFTNIEDKGIEGVELAFNEELSGRPGSRNVIKDRLGRVIEDVRAIVPPVDGQDLMLSIDSGLQFDMYSALKKALAEHKAKAAAGVVIDARTGEILALVNLPTYDPNDRDDRKGAALRNRALTDTFEPGSIMKPFTAALALDINRITTSTLFDTGNGRYRYQGSTISDVSRNGTLNVAGILRRSSNIGMTMISEQLTSQEMWNNFTELGFGRAPQANFPGMASGRMRPWERWRPIERATMAYGYGMSVSLLQIAHAYTTFARNGDMVSLTLLKRSGKPTSVQVYSPKVTGQIRSMLEAAAGPDGAKLAQVQGYRVAGKSGTARKIVDGKYSTSLYRSSFVGFAPVSDPRIVVAVTIDEPHSNGYYGGRVAAPVFSNVVASSLRRLGVQPDAPIESLVAASANGERQP; from the coding sequence ATGAAACGCGTACGGTTCTTCGATAGCCCGGTCCTGAGTGTGCAAATGCCTTTGTGGCGTTCGCGTCTTGTGCTGATCTTGCTGACGCTGGGTTTTGTCGCATTGGGCGTCAAGGCCCTGTATTTACAGGGGCTGTCCACCGAATTCCTGCAACAGCAAGGCGAGCGCCGTTACGAGCGCAATCTGGTTTTGCCTGCAACACGCGGGAAAATTTTTGATCGCAGTGGTTCGGTGGTTTTGGCATCCAGCGTTCCCGTGCGCGCCATTTGGGCGATTCCGGAAGATACCCGCAAGGCAACGGATCAGCAGATCCAGCAAATTGGTAATTTGCTCGATATGTCAGTGAAGGACATCAAGGGCAGACTGGTCGACGAGGACAAGAACTTTGTTTACGTCAAGCGCCAAGTGTCGGTGAGCATCGCCGATCAAATCAAGGCCTTGAAGGTGCCGGGTTTCCATCAGCAGGTCGAGATGCGCCGTTTTTACCCCGAGGGGGACGTGACTGCGCACGTGATCGGATTCACCAATATCGAAGATAAGGGTATAGAAGGCGTTGAGCTGGCCTTTAATGAAGAACTGTCAGGCCGGCCTGGGTCGCGTAATGTCATTAAAGACCGCCTGGGTCGGGTGATTGAGGACGTGCGGGCCATAGTGCCGCCTGTCGATGGCCAGGACCTGATGCTGTCGATCGACAGCGGTCTGCAGTTTGATATGTATTCTGCCCTGAAGAAAGCCTTGGCCGAGCATAAAGCCAAGGCGGCTGCAGGAGTGGTCATCGACGCGCGTACCGGAGAGATCCTGGCTCTGGTCAATCTGCCGACCTACGACCCCAACGATCGGGACGACCGCAAAGGGGCTGCGCTGCGCAATCGGGCACTGACCGATACGTTCGAGCCAGGTTCAATCATGAAGCCTTTTACCGCTGCACTGGCTCTTGATATCAATCGTATTACCACCTCTACTTTGTTTGATACCGGAAATGGCCGTTATCGCTATCAAGGCTCCACGATTTCCGACGTAAGCCGCAACGGCACGCTGAACGTAGCGGGCATATTGCGACGCTCAAGCAATATCGGCATGACCATGATTTCGGAGCAACTGACGTCACAAGAGATGTGGAACAACTTTACCGAACTGGGTTTTGGTCGTGCGCCACAAGCGAATTTTCCGGGTATGGCTTCGGGCCGCATGCGGCCTTGGGAGCGCTGGAGGCCGATAGAGCGCGCCACCATGGCATACGGTTATGGCATGTCGGTGTCACTGCTGCAAATTGCACACGCCTATACCACCTTTGCCCGTAATGGCGACATGGTGTCGCTGACCTTGCTCAAGCGCTCCGGCAAGCCAACCAGCGTACAAGTTTATTCCCCTAAAGTGACTGGCCAGATTCGTTCCATGCTGGAAGCGGCGGCGGGCCCTGATGGCGCCAAGTTGGCGCAGGTGCAGGGGTATCGGGTTGCCGGCAAAAGCGGTACAGCAAGAAAAATTGTCGATGGTAAATACAGTACGTCGCTTTATCGCAGTTCATTTGTCGGCTTTGCTCCGGTTTCGGATCCACGCATCGTGGTGGCTGTGACCATCGACGAGCCTCACTCCAATGGTTATTACGGGGGCCGTGTGGCGGCTCCGGTGTTTTCCAATGTGGTGGCCAGCAGCTTGCGGCGCCTGGGCGTACAGCCTGATGCGCCTATCGAGTCGCTGGTAGCTGCCAGTGCGAATGGGGAGCGCCAGCCATGA
- the mraY gene encoding phospho-N-acetylmuramoyl-pentapeptide-transferase, translating into MLLELARWLSESHISAFGVFEYITFRAVLACGTALLIGLFAGPWVIRRLTELKIGQAVRAYGPESHLQKNGTPTMGGALILISIGVSTLMWADWTNRFVWVVLMVTFGFGWIGWADDYKKVVNRDPEGMSSRRKFFWQALIGIVASVYLTFAVSAPANADLWPLFRDWVLSGFTMPLPTRADLIVPFFKSVSYPLGVFGFVALTWLVIVGSSNAVNLTDGLDGLAIMPTVMVGSALGIFAYVVGRVDYSKYLLFPYIPGASELMVLCAAIAGAGLAFLWFNAYPAQVFMGDVGALALGGALGTIAVIVRQEIVLFIMGGVFVVETLSVMLQVAWFKYTKKRYGEGRRIFRMAPLHHHFEVTGWKETQVVVRFWIISMMLVLIGLASLKLR; encoded by the coding sequence ATGCTACTTGAACTGGCGCGCTGGCTATCTGAGTCGCACATAAGCGCGTTTGGCGTCTTCGAATACATTACGTTTCGTGCCGTTTTGGCTTGCGGAACGGCTCTGCTGATTGGTTTGTTTGCTGGTCCCTGGGTGATACGCAGACTGACTGAACTCAAGATAGGCCAGGCTGTCCGGGCGTATGGCCCTGAGTCGCATCTTCAGAAAAACGGCACGCCGACCATGGGTGGCGCGCTCATCCTGATCTCTATCGGTGTCAGCACCTTGATGTGGGCAGACTGGACCAACCGCTTCGTATGGGTGGTCTTGATGGTGACCTTTGGCTTTGGCTGGATAGGCTGGGCCGATGACTACAAGAAGGTCGTCAACCGAGACCCCGAGGGCATGTCTTCGCGGCGCAAATTCTTCTGGCAGGCGCTGATTGGCATTGTGGCCTCGGTTTATTTGACGTTTGCCGTATCGGCGCCGGCCAACGCAGATCTCTGGCCGCTGTTTCGAGACTGGGTGCTGAGCGGCTTTACCATGCCTTTGCCTACCCGGGCAGACTTGATCGTGCCTTTTTTCAAAAGCGTCAGCTATCCGCTGGGTGTCTTTGGTTTTGTGGCGCTGACCTGGTTGGTCATCGTCGGTTCCAGCAACGCAGTCAATCTGACCGATGGCTTGGATGGCCTGGCCATTATGCCAACCGTCATGGTGGGTAGCGCCCTGGGTATTTTTGCCTATGTGGTCGGACGCGTCGACTACTCCAAGTATTTGCTTTTTCCTTATATCCCTGGTGCATCCGAGTTGATGGTGTTGTGTGCCGCCATTGCCGGCGCCGGGCTGGCTTTCTTGTGGTTCAACGCCTATCCCGCACAGGTATTCATGGGTGATGTTGGCGCGCTGGCCCTGGGGGGCGCATTGGGCACGATAGCGGTGATTGTGCGCCAGGAAATCGTTCTGTTCATCATGGGTGGCGTATTCGTGGTTGAAACGCTGTCGGTGATGCTGCAGGTCGCCTGGTTCAAATACACCAAAAAACGCTACGGCGAAGGCCGACGAATATTCCGAATGGCGCCGCTGCATCATCATTTTGAAGTGACGGGCTGGAAAGAAACTCAGGTAGTCGTTCGGTTTTGGATCATCAGCATGATGCTGGTGCTTATTGGTCTGGCAAGCTTGAAATTACGATGA
- the ftsL gene encoding cell division protein FtsL — MGRLIVICAVLLMVSALSLVTARFQSRELFVRVDRLEDKARDLDTDWRRLQLERAELARNARIDHLARQDLKMVSTSPDMTLYMKGSASNVTQPSEDGGLP; from the coding sequence ATGGGCCGCCTGATCGTTATTTGCGCAGTTTTGCTTATGGTGTCGGCGCTGTCTTTGGTCACTGCCCGTTTTCAGTCTCGCGAATTGTTTGTCCGGGTTGATCGTTTGGAAGACAAGGCCAGGGATCTTGATACCGACTGGCGCCGCCTGCAGCTCGAACGAGCCGAGCTTGCTCGCAATGCCCGTATTGACCACCTTGCCCGTCAAGATCTGAAAATGGTGTCGACCTCGCCTGACATGACGCTATATATGAAAGGGTCTGCCAGCAATGTGACGCAGCCTTCCGAAGACGGAGGGCTGCCATGA
- the rsmH gene encoding 16S rRNA (cytosine(1402)-N(4))-methyltransferase RsmH, with the protein MEFSHRPVLLEPTVNALVDPGFGVKGKRSQMRDDSQALADGVFVDGTFGRGGHSRLLLSRLSPDAKLVVFDKDPEAIAAAQALRQEDERVVVVHSGFANMPAQLQALGITEVNGVMLDLGISSPQIDDASRGFSFMREGPLDMRMDTSSGLTAAQWLAQVDIDELKEVIAKYGEERFAFQIAKAVIARRESRPLRTTLDLAELVASVVRTREKGQHPATRTFQAIRIYLNQELQELALALAAVLRVLAPGGRLAVISFHSLEDRMVKQCIAAASRPAAVHARLPILEKDMPQPILNSLGRILPTEQESKENVRARSAVLRVAERTSTPLPPDQGASFITAMNLVSGSARAHARKGRK; encoded by the coding sequence ATGGAGTTTTCGCATCGACCCGTACTGCTGGAGCCTACGGTTAACGCCCTCGTTGACCCAGGCTTTGGTGTCAAGGGCAAGCGCAGTCAGATGCGGGATGATTCGCAGGCTTTGGCTGACGGGGTGTTTGTAGATGGAACTTTTGGCAGGGGCGGACATAGTCGATTGCTATTGTCGCGCTTGTCGCCAGACGCAAAGTTGGTGGTTTTTGACAAGGACCCGGAAGCTATTGCCGCAGCTCAGGCCTTGCGGCAAGAAGATGAAAGGGTTGTTGTAGTGCATAGCGGTTTTGCAAACATGCCGGCGCAGTTGCAGGCGCTGGGCATCACCGAGGTGAATGGAGTAATGCTTGATTTGGGGATTTCATCTCCTCAGATCGACGATGCCAGCAGGGGGTTTTCGTTTATGCGCGAAGGCCCGCTGGATATGCGTATGGATACAAGCAGTGGACTCACCGCTGCGCAATGGTTGGCTCAGGTCGACATTGATGAATTAAAGGAGGTCATAGCTAAATATGGCGAAGAACGGTTTGCTTTCCAGATTGCAAAGGCGGTTATTGCTCGCCGCGAATCCAGGCCGCTGCGTACAACGCTCGACCTCGCCGAGCTCGTCGCCAGTGTTGTCCGTACGCGCGAGAAGGGTCAACACCCGGCCACTCGCACCTTTCAAGCTATACGGATTTACCTCAATCAAGAGCTCCAGGAGCTCGCGCTCGCCCTCGCGGCAGTTTTAAGAGTCTTGGCCCCAGGAGGGCGTTTGGCAGTGATCAGTTTTCATTCTCTTGAAGACCGCATGGTCAAGCAGTGCATCGCGGCGGCGTCCCGGCCTGCTGCCGTGCATGCTCGCCTGCCCATTCTCGAGAAAGACATGCCGCAGCCCATACTTAATTCCCTGGGTCGCATATTGCCTACGGAACAAGAGTCCAAAGAAAATGTTCGTGCCAGATCCGCAGTACTAAGAGTGGCCGAGCGTACCTCTACCCCTTTACCGCCCGATCAGGGCGCTTCCTTTATCACGGCAATGAATCTGGTGTCTGGGTCAGCCCGGGCGCATGCCAGAAAGGGGCGCAAGTAA
- the pyrC gene encoding dihydroorotase, whose amino-acid sequence MSVATENLTITRPDDWHLHLRDGAVLDSVVVHTAQQFARAIIMPNLKPPVTTTELALAYRERIVAALERAGVEPGRFTPLMTLYLTDNTRADEVRRASESGLVHGIKLYPAGATTNSDAGVTDLLGRCTEALEAMQQSGMPLLVHGEVTDPDVDLFDREAVFIERVMQPLRRAFPELKVVFEHLTTQDGVQYVQQADGPVAATITAHHLLYNRNALFQGGVRPHWYCLPVLKREKHRQALLAAATSGSGRFFLGTDSAPHPKGLKENACGCAGCYTALHAMELYASAFESVGKLDQLEAFASLNGPAFYGLPVNQGKLVLQRAAYVIPQELPLADSTVVPLAAGESLGWKVLAD is encoded by the coding sequence ATGAGCGTTGCAACTGAAAACCTGACTATTACCCGCCCGGACGACTGGCACCTGCATTTGCGCGATGGCGCTGTGTTGGACTCTGTTGTTGTGCATACGGCACAGCAATTTGCTCGTGCCATCATCATGCCAAATCTGAAGCCGCCCGTGACAACTACCGAGCTTGCATTGGCCTACCGCGAACGCATTGTTGCAGCGCTGGAGCGGGCGGGCGTGGAACCGGGCCGCTTCACGCCGTTGATGACGCTGTATCTGACCGACAATACTCGCGCCGACGAAGTGCGGCGCGCGAGCGAGTCCGGTTTGGTGCACGGAATCAAGCTTTATCCCGCAGGAGCAACCACCAACTCGGATGCTGGTGTAACTGATTTGCTGGGCCGTTGTACTGAAGCCCTTGAAGCCATGCAGCAGAGCGGCATGCCGCTATTGGTGCATGGCGAGGTCACTGATCCCGACGTAGATCTGTTTGATCGCGAGGCGGTATTCATTGAGCGGGTCATGCAGCCTTTGCGGCGCGCTTTTCCCGAGCTGAAGGTGGTTTTCGAGCATTTGACCACACAAGACGGCGTCCAGTATGTGCAACAGGCCGATGGCCCGGTGGCTGCCACCATTACCGCGCATCATCTGCTGTATAACCGCAATGCCCTGTTCCAGGGCGGCGTACGCCCGCATTGGTATTGCCTGCCGGTGCTCAAGCGCGAAAAACACAGGCAGGCCCTTCTGGCAGCGGCCACCAGCGGGTCTGGGCGTTTCTTTCTGGGCACCGACAGCGCTCCCCATCCGAAAGGTCTGAAAGAAAACGCATGCGGCTGCGCCGGGTGCTATACCGCCCTGCATGCCATGGAACTGTATGCGTCCGCCTTTGAATCCGTCGGCAAGCTTGATCAGCTGGAGGCTTTTGCAAGCCTGAACGGGCCTGCGTTTTATGGGCTGCCCGTGAATCAGGGCAAGTTGGTCTTGCAGCGTGCTGCTTATGTCATTCCGCAAGAGCTGCCACTGGCCGACTCTACCGTCGTGCCGCTGGCGGCAGGCGAATCGCTGGGCTGGAAGGTGTTGGCCGACTAG